One Streptomyces sp. SAI-135 DNA segment encodes these proteins:
- a CDS encoding MerR family transcriptional regulator, protein MTDKREYRMEELARLAGITVRTLRFYRERKLIPPPRREGRIAWYDDHHLARLRTIAALLERGHTLTGIAELAEALDHGRDVADVLGVAPPTEEEPVRLTPEELAARFEGEVTPENLAAAMELGYLGTDGDEIVHISRRLLDVSSELVREGIPLGEVLAAGKRVREHVDDLAEMFADLVLRHATEPDLHRLRPLARSVVEAELSLALDRRLRKRD, encoded by the coding sequence GTGACGGACAAGCGCGAATACCGCATGGAGGAACTGGCCCGCCTGGCCGGCATCACAGTGCGCACCCTGCGCTTCTACCGCGAACGCAAACTCATCCCGCCCCCGCGCCGCGAGGGCCGCATCGCCTGGTACGACGACCACCACCTGGCCCGCCTGCGCACGATCGCCGCCCTCCTGGAGCGCGGCCACACCCTCACCGGCATCGCGGAACTGGCGGAAGCCCTCGACCACGGCCGCGACGTCGCCGACGTCCTGGGCGTCGCACCGCCCACGGAGGAGGAACCGGTCCGCCTCACCCCCGAGGAACTCGCCGCCCGCTTCGAGGGCGAGGTCACCCCGGAGAACCTCGCCGCCGCCATGGAACTCGGCTACCTCGGCACCGACGGCGACGAGATCGTCCACATCAGCCGCCGCCTCCTGGACGTCTCCTCCGAACTGGTCCGCGAGGGCATCCCCCTCGGAGAGGTCCTGGCCGCCGGCAAACGCGTCCGCGAACACGTGGACGACCTCGCGGAGATGTTCGCCGACCTGGTCCTGCGCCACGCCACCGAACCCGACCTCCACCGCCTGCGCCCCCTGGCCCGGAGCGTGGTCGAGGCGGAACTCTCCCTGGCCCTGGACCGACGGTTGCGGAAGCGGGACTAG